The following coding sequences are from one Stigmatopora nigra isolate UIUO_SnigA chromosome 10, RoL_Snig_1.1, whole genome shotgun sequence window:
- the LOC144203523 gene encoding protein shisa-4-like, producing the protein MASLLPAVVLLVLICGILPPFVSAHNDCIQYTTSSGRFEPYEKCYFGFCCGDCYSKQCCNNIHLRFEEDSQEDCEYPRLLDNSPVLGSVIGGVIFVVVVLISCCVCPCCCLYKICRKPRPVIATTTHTTIVANTPQHYPQQPVMTPGQPQPYQGGSYPAYQPVPVQTGYGGQPSLPQGYPPQPMPAMPHPVQPFTAGPPPTYLEATGPVYPPNPMPYSQAAFTPGQQSYPMQPPVQPQANAPAAQIGYLAQPAYNPDFVSQPPKMG; encoded by the exons CTCATAATGACTGTATTCAATACACCACCTCATCTGGCAGATTTGAGCCATATGAGAAATGTTACTTTGGTTTTTGCTGTGGTGACTGCTACTCCAAGCAATGCTGCAATAATATTCATCTTCGTTTTGAAGAGGATAGCCAAGAAGATTG TGAATACCCTAGACTCCTAGATAACTCCCCGGTGTTGGGGTCCGTGATTGGCGGCGTCATctttgtggtggtggtgctcATCAGCTGCTGTGTGTGTCCCTGCTGTTGCCTTTACAAGATTTGCCGCAAGCCACGGC CGGTAATTGCAACCACAACTCACACCACTATTGTGGCCAACACTCCCCAGCATTACCCCCAGCAACCAGTGATGACACCGGGGCAACCACAGCCCTATCAAGGGGGCTCATATCCAGCCTACCAGCCTGTACCAGTCCAAACTGGATATGGAGGCCAGCCTAGCCTTCCTCAGGGTTACCCACCTCAGCCCATGCCTGCTATGCCCCATCCAGTACAGCCTTTCACAGCTGGACCACCGCCAACATATCTGGAAGCGA CCGGCCCAGTATACCCTCCCAATCCCATGCCTTACAGCCAGGCTGCATTCACCCCCGGACAGCAATCCTATCCCATGCAGCCTCCTGTCCAGCCACAGGCCAACGCACCAGCAGCACAAATAGGCTACTTGGCTCAGCCGGCATATAACCCTGATTTTGTCTCCCAGCCACCCAAGATGGGATAA